Genomic DNA from Mycobacterium stomatepiae:
ATGTGGTGTTCGCTGAGGGCAGGGTCGTTGTTGACCTCGAGTTCGACAGTAGGCCCAACGACATCACTCCGCAGGACGTGGTGCTTGACCTGGCTCGCAAGCAAGATGAGGCCATCAAGAATCGAATGCCTAGTTCGTAAAAGTCCGGCGGCAGCTGGGGTTCCGGGCGGACTTCGGCTATCGCTCACTGCCACAACAACTTTCGCACGATTTTGCCGGGGTGTCCCGGTGCGAGTCAGCGGCCAGTTAGCGGATTTCGAGCTTGAGCGCGCGTCCGGCCTCGACCAGCATGGCCGCCGCTGACGGCGAGCGTGCGGGTCGCCGCCGCTGGCGTGACGCCGCGTATCCCACGGTTGCATCTATTGCCGAGCAGCTGAAAGGTGCCGTAGAAATAGCTGCCATGGAACGGAAACAAGCGATGAGTGTGGTACGAACCGTCGGCGTTGGGGTGGCGATCACCGCATTGCTGACCGTCACGACAGGCTGTGGCAAAGACGAAAAGCCAGCTCCCTCATCGTCGACGTCCTCGTCGACCTCCGCCGCGTCGTCGAGTTCGGCGGCACCCTCATCCGCTTCGAGCGCGGCGCCGTCGGGCACCGCGCCGCTCGCCGACTACTCCAACCTGCTGATCACGGCCGCAGACATCGGCGCCGACACCACTTTGGGTCCCCCGGAGCAGAACCCCGGTGGCGCGGCCGGGGTGGCGGTGACCTTCAGCAACACCTCCAAGACCCACACCATCGAGGACCTGCTCATGGTCTTTACCGACCCCGCTGCGGCCGCCGAAGCGGCCAGCAACAAACAGTCGAAGCTCGGCAAATATGTCACCGGTGGTCCCCAGCCGTTCTCGGTCGGGACGAACGGGGTCATCGTCGTCGGCCCGTCGCCCGACAACACCAAATCGGTGACCTACGTAGTGTTCTCCGAAGGAAAGGTTGTCGTCGATCTGGAGTTCGACAGCGGACCCAACGATGCCGCTCCGCAGGACTTCGTGCTGGACGTGGCCAAGAAGCAGGATAACGCGGTCAAGACCCGCATGACCAGCTAGTAAGCCTGGATCACCAGCAGCGCCAGCGACGCTGCTGACAGGCACAGGAACGCGCCGGGAAAGGCGGTGTTGTACAGCACGTGTGCTCTGACGTGAGTCAGCACCGCGCCGACGAAGAAGAGGACCAGGCCGGCCGCGGCCGCGATACCTAACGCCGGCAGACCCACCAGCCCGGCAACCAACCCGACGGCCCCGGCCAGCTTGGTCACCGCCAGCGCCGGTATCCACGAACGGGGCACGCCGACCTCGGCCGAATTTGCCAGGACGAATTTCGCGGGGATCAGGTCGGCGACGGCGATCCCGCCGGTTGCGATCACGGTGATCAGGGTGACCACCAGGTATGCGGCGTGCATGCGAATCACGTTCTCCATCGTTGTATCCGTTGCGTTGCAGCTGTTTCCGCATCGGCGAGCCGCGTGGCTCGTGCGCGCGCTGCGGCGCAGAATCGGTATGGTCATGGTGCTGGTCTCTTTCGCGCAGAGAGTTCGATCGATGCGGTCACCTTCTTGACGACTCCCGTGCGGAAAAGGTGACCGATGACCGAAAACCCGGTGGACCTCGCTGATCTGGCGCAGCGGTTCGACGCCGACCGACCGCACTTGCGGGCGGTGGCCTTTCGGCTGCTCGGCTCGCTCGCGGATGCTGACGACGCGGTGCAGTCCGCCTGGCTGAAGGCCAGTCGCGCAGTCGGCATCGGGGGCATCGTCAACCTGACGGGTTGGTTCACGACGATCACCGCGCATGAGGCGTTCGACCAGCTGCGCGCACGCCGGCGCCGCGCCGAGCAGCCGATGGCCGATCCCGAGGACTTCGACCGGCTGGCCGCCACCGCACCGGCCGACGAGGAGGCGTTGCTGGCCGACTCGGTCGGCAGCGCGATGCTGGTGGTGCTTGATCGTCTCTCGCCCGCACAGCGTGTCGCGTTCGTCCTGCACGATGTTTTCGCCGTGCCGTTCGAGACGATCGGTGACGTGCTGGACCGATCGCCGACGGCCGCGAAGAAGCTGGCGAGTCGGGCGCGAGCGCGCCTGCTCGACGGCTCCCCGACCCGAGCCCGCCGCGTGACCGAGCACCTCGAGGTCACGGAGGCATTTCTGGCCGCATCCCGCGGCGGCGACATCGCCGCGTTACTCGAGCTGCTGGCCCCCGACGTGGTGCGCAGGGTCGATCGCGTGCTGATTCCCGACGACTTCGCGACCGAGGTGCGCGGGGCTCGCGAGGTCGCCGAGGAGACGCGTCACTTCGCCCGGCGCGCCCGGGCCGGCGTGGTCATGCTGATCGACGGTGTCCCCGGCATCGTGATCGCGCCGCGCGGGCGCGCGCAGATCCTGCTGCAGCTCGGCGTCGGCGCTGACCACCGTATCCATACCATCGACATCACCGCCGACGTCGACCGCGTGCGCCGGGCGGCTCTTGCGTTGCCGGGGTGGGCGTCTCAGGCAGATACCAGTCCCATCGGGTACCAAGGACAGGGAACACGGCTGGGAGGGCCGACGGAGACGGGGCGAGAACGGGAGCACGATGCTCGATAAGCCGTTCGGGCGGCGGAGCTTGATGCGGGGCGCTGGCGTGCTTACCGCGGCGGCTTTGGCGCCGTGGCCCGGCGGGTGTGCTTCCGACGACGACGCGTTGACGTTCTTCTTCGCAGCCAACCCGGACGAGGCCGCCGCGCGACTGCGTGTCGTGGCCGAATTCGAACGCCGCCATCCCGACATCAAGGTGCGGGCGGTGCGGTCCGGGCCGGGAGTGATGCAGCAGCTGTCCACGTTTTGCGCCGGCGGCAAATGTCCCGATGTGCTGCAGGCGTGGGATCTGAGCTATGTCGAGTTGGCCGCCCGGGGAGTGTTGCAAGATCTGAACGACCCCTTGGCGCGCGATCAAGGCTTCGCCACTGCATTGAAGGCGGACAGCGTTGGGCCGCTGTACGACACGTTCGCCTACGACGGGAAGCAATCGGCTTTCCCCGAACAGTGGTCCGGAAATTTCTTGTTTTACAACAAGCAGCTCTTTACCGATGCCGGCGTGGCGCCTCCGCCCACGGCCTGGGGCACGACATGGACGTTCGCCGAATTCCTGGACGCGGCCCGGGCGTTGACCAAGCGGGACGGATCGGGACGGGTCACGCAGTGGGGTTTCGTCAACACCTTCGTCTCGTACTATTCGGCGGGGTTGTTCGCCCTCAACAACGGCGTGCCGTGGTCGACACCGCGCCGGAATCCGACCCACTTCAATTTCGACAATCCGGCGTTCATGGAGGCGGTGCAGTTCTACGCCGACCTGGCCAACAAACACAAGGTGGCACCCAACGCTTCCGAGGTGCAGTCGATGTCGACGCCGGATCTGTTCGCGGCAGGTAGGGCGGCGATGGCGCTGGGGGGTCACTGGCGATACCAGACCTTTATCAGCGCCCAGGGGCTGGATTTCGACGTAGCTCCATTGCCGGTAGGGCCCGCCCTGCCCCGCGGGCACAGCGCCTGCTCCAATATCGGCACCACCGGACTTGCGATCTCGGCGAGCAGCCGCCACCAGGAGCAGGCATGGCAATTCGTCAAGTTTGCCTGCGGCCCCGTCGGCCAGGCGATCATTGCCGAATCCAGCCTTTTCGTGCCGGTGTTGCGGTCAGTGCTTGCATCGGACGGATTCGCCAAGGCACACACGAGGATTCGTAACCTCGCGGTGCTCACCGAAGGGCCGTCCTATTCCGAGGGCCTACCCATCACCCCGGCATGGGAAAAGATCGTCGCGCTGATGGACCGCAACATGGGACCCGTCTTGCGCGGATCTCAACCCGCGACGTCGCTGAAAGGGCTGTCGGACGCAGTTGACGAGGTGCTACGAAACCCATGACATCGCTGAACGAATCGTCGGTACTGTCCTCGGCCACCGCGAAAAGCCGCCCCCAGGGTCCGTATCCGTCCCGGCGACGAGCCTGGGCGGGACGCATGTTCGTCGCACCGAACCTGGCGGCGGTCGCGGTGTTCATGCTCTTCCCGCTCGGGTTTTCGCTGTACATGAGTTTTCAGCAGTGGGACGTGTTCGGGTCACCCAAGTTCGTGGGGTTGAAAAACTTCGAAGGCCTGTTCACGTCCGACCCGTTGTTCCTGATCGCCATCCGCAACACCGTGGTCTTCACCGTCGGAACGGTCGTACCCACCGTGGTGATCAGTCTCATCGTTGCTGGTGTGCTGAATCGAAAGGCCAAGGGAATAGCCATTGTTCGGACCATCGTCTTTATGCCCTTGGCGATCTCGTCGGTGGTGCTGGCGGTTGTCTGGCAGTTCGTCTTCAATACCGACAACGGGCTGCTCAACATCATGCTCGGCTGGGCGGGGATCGATCCGGTCCCGTGGCTTGTCGACCCGGATTGGGCGATGGCATCGCTCTGCGTGGTCGCCGTGTGGCGCAGCGTGCCGTTCGCGACCGTTATCCTGCTTGCCGCGATGCAAGGAGTGCCACAAACCGTATACGAGGCAGCCAAAATTGACGGCGCCGGCGAGATACGGCAGTTCTGGTCCATCACCGTGCCACTGATCCGCGGCTCGGTGTCGCTTGTCGTCGTCATTTCAATCATCCACGCGTTCCAGGCGTTTGACATGGTCTACGTTCTCAACGGTGCCAATGGCGGTCCGGAGACGTCGACCTACG
This window encodes:
- a CDS encoding DoxX family protein, producing MHAAYLVVTLITVIATGGIAVADLIPAKFVLANSAEVGVPRSWIPALAVTKLAGAVGLVAGLVGLPALGIAAAAGLVLFFVGAVLTHVRAHVLYNTAFPGAFLCLSAASLALLVIQAY
- a CDS encoding sigma-70 family RNA polymerase sigma factor, coding for MTENPVDLADLAQRFDADRPHLRAVAFRLLGSLADADDAVQSAWLKASRAVGIGGIVNLTGWFTTITAHEAFDQLRARRRRAEQPMADPEDFDRLAATAPADEEALLADSVGSAMLVVLDRLSPAQRVAFVLHDVFAVPFETIGDVLDRSPTAAKKLASRARARLLDGSPTRARRVTEHLEVTEAFLAASRGGDIAALLELLAPDVVRRVDRVLIPDDFATEVRGAREVAEETRHFARRARAGVVMLIDGVPGIVIAPRGRAQILLQLGVGADHRIHTIDITADVDRVRRAALALPGWASQADTSPIGYQGQGTRLGGPTETGREREHDAR
- a CDS encoding ABC transporter substrate-binding protein → MLDKPFGRRSLMRGAGVLTAAALAPWPGGCASDDDALTFFFAANPDEAAARLRVVAEFERRHPDIKVRAVRSGPGVMQQLSTFCAGGKCPDVLQAWDLSYVELAARGVLQDLNDPLARDQGFATALKADSVGPLYDTFAYDGKQSAFPEQWSGNFLFYNKQLFTDAGVAPPPTAWGTTWTFAEFLDAARALTKRDGSGRVTQWGFVNTFVSYYSAGLFALNNGVPWSTPRRNPTHFNFDNPAFMEAVQFYADLANKHKVAPNASEVQSMSTPDLFAAGRAAMALGGHWRYQTFISAQGLDFDVAPLPVGPALPRGHSACSNIGTTGLAISASSRHQEQAWQFVKFACGPVGQAIIAESSLFVPVLRSVLASDGFAKAHTRIRNLAVLTEGPSYSEGLPITPAWEKIVALMDRNMGPVLRGSQPATSLKGLSDAVDEVLRNP
- a CDS encoding carbohydrate ABC transporter permease — protein: MFVAPNLAAVAVFMLFPLGFSLYMSFQQWDVFGSPKFVGLKNFEGLFTSDPLFLIAIRNTVVFTVGTVVPTVVISLIVAGVLNRKAKGIAIVRTIVFMPLAISSVVLAVVWQFVFNTDNGLLNIMLGWAGIDPVPWLVDPDWAMASLCVVAVWRSVPFATVILLAAMQGVPQTVYEAAKIDGAGEIRQFWSITVPLIRGSVSLVVVISIIHAFQAFDMVYVLNGANGGPETSTYVLGIMLFQHAFSFLEFGYASALAWVMFATLLVLTVVQLRLTHRRSWEASRGLS